In Candidatus Sulfurimonas marisnigri, a single genomic region encodes these proteins:
- a CDS encoding DEAD/DEAH box helicase family protein, giving the protein MSNFSFLQHEFSILHPESVKSESNIMDDPEVSAIYARKSLENSVKFIYKIDEDLDEKLIVDTDLFGLIKDRSFLEVVPSEYIDEMHYIRKLGNAVVHSNKPITSKDSLYANQCLYKFQRWVVEVYSDYDVLGEYDVLKFTREEVEDKETVIEQTEEQKKLEEANEKLLAELAKLKEQFEAKPKEEQKRKKERVVKVKDINEKETRLRLIDMELEEAGYDAFNFKYRLDVEYKLTLEDGSTGYADYVIWAEDETPLAVIEAKKFSKSVTAGKHQAKLYTQALEKQFGKDVLTFVTNGRVIEYTNGIYPFREIHSFFPKDELVRALQKKEAFKKNKPSDIVIDDKITDRGYQKRVIGSVLKAFEANQMRTLLVMATGTGKTRVSASLSDVLIRADWVRKVLFLADRKELVRQAKSNFSTYLNETCVNLVQEKDLDNRMHFGTYETVHNLIQKGVYNSAYFDLIIVDEAHRTIYKKYKAIFEYFDSFILGLTATPAEEVHKNTYEFFQTGFEDPTDAYDLARAIEDNNLVDFNPYEIDLGIVKRGIKYADLSDDEKEEFEDKFDEDEEEISSDEINKRVLNKQTNEKVLQYLHEHGYKIDEGNKIGKTIIFAKNKKHAEYIKEVFDLLYPSRADEAEIIHSDISHVESLIDNFKKPNHNPQIAISVDMLDTGIDVPEILNLVFFKPVKSKIKFWQMIGRGTRLCPDIFGEGRNKEKFNIFDFCANFSYFDINAKGESSQKTTSLKERLFLKRVTLLRTVEESTFKDELFNIVQSQVNALDASAYYLKKHRHLIEELQKSDLTLITDEVHNNLKVIAEYVEDGTDFEVQRFQMLILNTQEAIVKDKDNSKLVKEIKERCKIIKSKAGSVNEVKKKVDILDKVIGDVYNLKGSIEDLETVRRELEHLANLSLGKATEAVKTTFSDEITDVRNLSSEDYIDKSTVKTEVQKILDEYINSLYLIKELEKSDLITDNDINEIKHHIFDIDKLIEDKVTNNEEFNQMIYEILNSSKKEVANKIFDNFISAGKYTQKQIELINKIKNVLFGKTHADIHDSIQNVKEVLFSDIHPLSNELEGLSEQEQEDIFSVITLIDKVDNNPKALIESK; this is encoded by the coding sequence ATGAGTAACTTCTCTTTTTTACAGCATGAGTTTAGCATCTTACACCCTGAGTCGGTCAAGTCTGAATCAAATATCATGGATGATCCTGAAGTATCTGCTATCTATGCTCGTAAGTCCTTGGAGAACTCTGTAAAGTTCATCTATAAAATCGATGAGGATCTCGATGAGAAATTAATTGTTGATACAGATCTATTTGGTCTGATCAAAGATCGAAGTTTTTTGGAAGTTGTCCCTTCAGAGTATATCGATGAGATGCACTATATTAGAAAGCTAGGTAATGCTGTTGTACATAGTAACAAACCTATCACATCAAAAGATAGCCTTTATGCAAATCAGTGTCTTTATAAATTCCAACGGTGGGTAGTGGAAGTTTACAGTGATTATGATGTACTAGGTGAATATGATGTTCTAAAGTTTACTCGTGAAGAAGTGGAAGATAAAGAGACGGTTATTGAACAGACCGAAGAACAGAAAAAACTTGAAGAGGCCAATGAAAAACTCCTAGCAGAATTAGCAAAACTCAAAGAGCAGTTTGAGGCTAAGCCTAAAGAGGAACAAAAACGTAAAAAAGAACGTGTAGTAAAAGTTAAAGATATTAATGAGAAAGAGACGCGTCTCAGACTTATTGATATGGAATTAGAAGAAGCTGGTTATGATGCTTTTAACTTTAAATATCGTTTGGATGTGGAGTACAAACTTACACTAGAAGATGGTTCTACGGGTTATGCCGATTATGTGATCTGGGCAGAGGATGAGACACCTTTAGCAGTCATAGAAGCAAAGAAGTTCTCGAAAAGTGTGACTGCTGGAAAGCATCAAGCAAAGCTATATACCCAAGCCTTAGAGAAACAGTTTGGTAAGGATGTGCTGACTTTTGTAACCAATGGTCGTGTAATAGAGTACACGAATGGAATCTATCCATTTAGAGAGATCCATAGCTTCTTTCCCAAAGATGAGCTGGTACGTGCTTTACAGAAGAAAGAGGCATTTAAAAAGAACAAGCCATCTGATATCGTCATTGATGATAAGATTACCGATAGAGGGTATCAAAAACGTGTTATTGGTAGCGTGTTAAAAGCTTTTGAAGCCAATCAGATGAGAACATTGCTTGTCATGGCTACAGGTACAGGTAAGACACGTGTAAGTGCGAGTCTTAGTGATGTACTTATTCGAGCAGACTGGGTGAGGAAGGTGCTGTTTTTAGCAGATAGAAAAGAGTTGGTGCGACAGGCGAAGAGTAATTTCTCAACCTATCTCAATGAGACCTGTGTAAATCTCGTACAAGAGAAAGATCTCGATAACCGTATGCATTTTGGTACTTATGAAACAGTGCACAACCTCATTCAAAAGGGAGTCTATAACTCGGCTTATTTTGATCTGATAATAGTGGATGAAGCTCACAGAACAATATATAAGAAATACAAGGCGATTTTTGAGTATTTTGACTCGTTTATCTTAGGGCTGACGGCTACACCTGCCGAAGAAGTACACAAGAATACGTATGAGTTTTTTCAAACAGGTTTTGAAGACCCAACAGATGCATATGATTTGGCGAGAGCAATAGAGGACAATAACTTAGTGGATTTTAATCCTTATGAGATTGATCTGGGTATTGTTAAGCGTGGGATAAAGTATGCTGATCTAAGTGATGATGAGAAAGAGGAATTTGAGGATAAGTTTGATGAAGATGAGGAAGAGATATCTTCTGATGAGATAAACAAACGGGTACTCAATAAGCAGACCAATGAAAAGGTTCTGCAATATCTGCATGAACATGGATATAAGATCGATGAAGGTAATAAGATAGGTAAGACGATTATCTTTGCTAAGAATAAGAAGCATGCTGAGTATATTAAAGAGGTCTTTGATCTACTTTATCCTAGCCGTGCTGATGAAGCAGAAATTATACATAGTGACATATCACATGTTGAAAGCTTAATCGATAATTTTAAAAAGCCTAATCATAACCCTCAAATAGCCATCAGTGTGGATATGCTTGATACGGGTATCGATGTGCCTGAGATACTTAATCTAGTGTTTTTTAAACCAGTGAAATCAAAAATAAAGTTCTGGCAGATGATTGGTCGTGGTACGAGGCTTTGCCCTGATATATTTGGCGAGGGCAGAAACAAAGAGAAATTTAATATCTTCGATTTTTGTGCGAATTTTTCTTACTTTGATATCAACGCCAAGGGCGAATCATCGCAAAAAACGACCTCTTTAAAAGAACGGCTATTTTTAAAACGAGTAACACTACTACGAACTGTTGAAGAGTCTACATTTAAAGATGAACTCTTTAATATTGTTCAGTCTCAAGTGAATGCTTTAGATGCAAGTGCTTACTATCTTAAAAAGCATAGACATTTAATCGAAGAGCTACAAAAATCTGATCTAACTCTAATTACTGATGAAGTACATAATAATTTAAAAGTAATTGCTGAGTATGTAGAAGATGGTACCGACTTTGAAGTGCAGCGATTTCAGATGCTTATATTGAATACACAAGAGGCTATTGTAAAAGATAAAGATAACAGCAAGTTAGTTAAAGAGATAAAAGAACGCTGTAAGATTATCAAGTCAAAAGCGGGCAGTGTTAACGAGGTGAAAAAGAAGGTAGATATTCTTGATAAAGTGATCGGTGATGTCTATAATTTAAAGGGTAGTATCGAGGACTTAGAGACGGTTAGACGCGAATTAGAACACTTGGCTAACCTTTCCCTTGGAAAAGCGACAGAAGCTGTAAAAACAACCTTTTCTGATGAGATAACAGATGTTCGAAATCTATCAAGTGAAGACTATATTGATAAGTCAACGGTAAAAACAGAAGTACAAAAAATTCTTGATGAGTATATCAACAGTCTTTATCTTATTAAAGAGTTGGAAAAGAGTGATCTAATTACCGATAATGATATCAATGAGATTAAGCACCATATTTTTGATATAGATAAACTCATAGAAGATAAAGTTACAAATAATGAAGAGTTTAATCAAATGATTTATGAGATTTTAAATAGCTCTAAAAAAGAGGTGGCAAATAAGATATTTGATAATTTTATTTCAGCAGGGAAATATACTCAAAAGCAGATAGAGCTTATTAATAAAATAAAAAATGTCCTCTTTGGTAAAACACATGCGGATATTCATGACTCTATACAGAATGTTAAAGAGGTGTTGTTTAGTGATATCCATCCGCTGTCAAATGAGTTAGAAGGCTTAAGCGAACAAGAGCAAGAAGATATATTTAGTGTTATTACCTTAATTGATAAAGTAGATAATAATCCAAAGGCTTTAATTGAATCAAAATAA
- a CDS encoding restriction endonuclease subunit S, with product MSLLPFDAFLKNVSSKPYQITKAGYLEEGKYPVVDQGQKFITGYSNNDEKVFKNDESVIIFGDHTRLIKYVDFDFVIGADGTKVLIPVDDSIDTKYAYYHLLSTKIENLGYSRHYKLLKEKTFVKPSMEKQQEIVKALDKAKELIGLRQEALDKLDELAQSVFIDMFGDPILNPNNLVIKKLDDVSQKITDGEHGTVARTETGRMYLMARNISKLGELDLTELSFISEESHNKIFKRCNAEYNDLLLVCVGATIGKCTLVPDMKDFSLARSVALIKPIKTEMNSKYLLYFFKTEFMRRQIEKSSNASAQAGLYTGAIKKMKIMIPSLNLQKKFASIIEKLEVQKSYYKVELDKLQENFDALLAQNFEG from the coding sequence TTGAGTCTTTTACCGTTTGACGCATTTCTAAAAAATGTTAGCTCCAAACCATATCAAATAACCAAAGCAGGTTATCTCGAAGAGGGTAAATACCCCGTTGTGGATCAAGGTCAGAAATTTATAACTGGGTATTCAAATAATGATGAAAAAGTTTTTAAAAATGATGAATCAGTCATCATTTTCGGAGATCATACTAGACTAATTAAATATGTGGATTTTGATTTCGTTATTGGTGCAGATGGAACGAAAGTATTAATACCGGTAGATGATTCAATTGATACTAAATATGCTTATTATCACCTGTTATCTACAAAGATAGAAAACCTAGGTTATAGCAGACACTATAAATTACTAAAAGAGAAAACTTTTGTAAAACCTTCTATGGAGAAACAACAAGAGATAGTCAAAGCTTTAGATAAGGCAAAAGAGCTTATCGGTTTGCGTCAAGAGGCTTTGGATAAACTTGATGAACTGGCTCAATCGGTTTTTATTGATATGTTTGGTGATCCTATTCTGAATCCTAACAACTTAGTTATTAAGAAATTAGATGATGTATCTCAAAAAATTACTGATGGTGAACATGGCACTGTTGCTAGAACAGAAACGGGGCGAATGTATTTAATGGCTCGAAATATTTCTAAACTTGGTGAGCTTGACTTGACAGAGTTATCATTTATATCTGAGGAGTCACACAATAAAATATTTAAGCGTTGTAATGCAGAATATAATGACTTATTGCTGGTATGTGTAGGTGCTACAATAGGGAAATGTACATTAGTGCCGGATATGAAAGATTTTAGTTTGGCTCGAAGTGTAGCTTTGATTAAACCGATAAAAACTGAGATGAATTCTAAATACTTATTATATTTTTTCAAAACAGAATTTATGCGTAGGCAAATAGAAAAAAGTAGTAATGCATCTGCGCAAGCGGGACTGTATACTGGAGCAATTAAAAAAATGAAGATTATGATACCTTCATTGAATTTACAAAAGAAATTTGCCTCAATCATAGAAAAATTAGAAGTGCAAAAATCTTATTACAAAGTCGAATTAGACAAACTCCAAGAAAATTTCGATGCATTACTAGCGCAAAATTTCGAAGGATAA
- a CDS encoding HsdM family class I SAM-dependent methyltransferase, which translates to MITNELKSQVDKIWETFWTGGISNPLTVVEQFTFLIFIKSLDTAQTKIDKKKRLDSTLKDIFPEDKKHLRWENISNLPAEKMFTLFQNEMFPFIKNLSGEQSSFASYMKDASFLIPTAKLLQKVVDMVSTLNLEDKDIKGDLYEYLLSKLSSAGTNGQFRTPRHIIKMMVELMLHDTNITSGFKIYDPACGTAGFLINSIEYIKDHRPEILSDLSVSEFENLFYGSDFDISMARIASMNMMLHSIESAHIKNHDAFAKFDNAEANNYDLILANPPFKGSLDYEEVAKPILDVAKTKKTELLFLSLILKSLKVGGRCAVIVPDGVLFGATKAHKEIRQEIVSNQQLDAIISMPSGVFKPYAGVSTAIIIFTKTDGHKNDKVWFYDMQNDGFTLNDNRNPCDGSNIPDILNRFNNLDSEKDSKRTEQSFFVPVEEIESNEYDLSLNRYKEVVYEKIEYASPKEIIKDIKNINKKIVAGLDELEAML; encoded by the coding sequence ATGATAACCAACGAATTAAAAAGTCAAGTTGATAAAATCTGGGAAACATTTTGGACAGGAGGGATTTCAAACCCTCTAACAGTTGTTGAACAGTTTACCTTTCTGATCTTTATTAAAAGTCTCGATACCGCACAAACTAAAATTGATAAAAAGAAGAGACTAGATTCAACTCTGAAAGATATTTTCCCAGAAGATAAAAAGCATTTACGTTGGGAAAACATCTCTAATCTTCCAGCTGAAAAGATGTTTACACTTTTCCAAAATGAAATGTTTCCATTTATTAAAAATCTTTCTGGTGAACAATCGTCCTTTGCCAGTTATATGAAAGATGCAAGTTTTCTCATTCCTACAGCTAAGCTTTTGCAAAAAGTTGTGGATATGGTCAGTACACTTAATCTAGAGGATAAAGATATTAAAGGTGACCTTTATGAGTATCTCTTGAGTAAACTTTCTTCTGCTGGTACTAATGGACAGTTTAGAACCCCTCGTCACATTATTAAGATGATGGTTGAGTTAATGTTACATGATACGAATATCACATCAGGTTTTAAAATTTATGATCCAGCTTGTGGAACGGCGGGGTTTTTGATTAACTCTATAGAGTACATAAAAGATCATCGTCCAGAAATCCTCAGTGATTTAAGTGTAAGCGAATTTGAGAATCTTTTTTATGGAAGCGACTTTGATATCTCCATGGCTCGTATTGCTTCGATGAATATGATGCTTCACTCTATTGAATCAGCTCATATTAAAAACCACGATGCTTTTGCCAAGTTTGATAATGCAGAAGCCAATAACTACGATCTCATCTTAGCTAATCCACCATTTAAGGGCTCTCTTGACTATGAAGAGGTAGCCAAACCTATTTTAGATGTAGCCAAGACTAAAAAGACAGAACTTCTCTTTTTATCATTGATACTCAAGTCTTTAAAGGTTGGTGGTCGTTGTGCGGTGATAGTACCTGATGGAGTACTTTTCGGAGCAACTAAAGCCCATAAAGAAATCCGCCAAGAAATTGTATCGAATCAGCAACTTGACGCCATTATCTCTATGCCTAGTGGTGTTTTTAAACCTTATGCAGGAGTGAGTACTGCGATTATCATCTTTACTAAAACGGATGGGCATAAGAATGATAAAGTTTGGTTCTATGATATGCAAAATGACGGCTTTACACTAAATGACAATCGTAATCCTTGTGATGGATCTAACATCCCTGATATTTTGAATCGGTTCAATAATCTTGATTCAGAGAAAGATAGTAAACGTACCGAACAAAGCTTTTTTGTTCCTGTAGAGGAAATTGAGTCAAATGAGTATGACCTCTCCCTTAATCGTTATAAAGAGGTAGTGTATGAAAAAATCGAGTATGCAAGCCCTAAAGAAATCATTAAAGATATTAAGAACATAAATAAAAAAATAGTTGCTGGTTTAGACGAATTAGAGGCTATGCTTTGA
- a CDS encoding IS3 family transposase (programmed frameshift): protein MARVVYSEEFRIEAVKQVTKNGYSITDTADRLGVHPDSLRNWIKRLESPQAIQKHQILDESQIEIKKLQKELKRVTEERDIPKKGRGVLCKPHKLKYAFIKVYSEVYSVHRLCKVMQVHRSGYYQWLNQPISDRELENKELLIQIKDAFKASNGVYGHRNIHKDLKELGIHVNKKRVARLMSEAKLYGVGTYKRKPYSKAGPAHKAYPNHLHQCFISGKPNDTWVSDITYIRTKEGWIFLATVIDLYSRKIIGWATGHRQTTPLIVEALKMATTRLSKDDKVILHSDQGSQYASYDYKKFATSHNITLSMSRRGNCYDNAVAESFFKTLKKELVRKQIFLTREIAASKIFEYIEMFYNSKRRHSYLDYISPNEFEKRYNQKSLKS, encoded by the exons ATGGCAAGAGTAGTTTATAGTGAAGAGTTCAGAATAGAAGCGGTGAAGCAAGTTACAAAAAATGGGTATAGCATTACAGATACTGCTGATAGACTAGGAGTTCATCCTGACTCACTAAGAAACTGGATAAAAAGATTAGAATCTCCCCAAGCAATACAAAAGCATCAAATATTAGATGAATCTCAAATAGAGATAAAGAAACTCCAAAAAGAGCTCAAAAGAGTTACAGAAGAGAGGGACATAC CTAAAAAAGGCCGCGGTGTACTTTGCAAGCCACACAAACTAAAATATGCTTTTATAAAAGTATATAGTGAAGTTTATTCAGTTCATAGACTTTGCAAAGTTATGCAAGTACACCGTAGCGGATATTATCAGTGGCTAAATCAGCCGATCTCAGATAGAGAACTTGAAAATAAAGAATTGCTAATACAGATTAAAGATGCATTCAAAGCATCAAATGGTGTTTATGGTCACAGGAATATTCATAAAGACCTCAAAGAGTTAGGTATTCATGTAAATAAAAAGCGAGTAGCTAGACTCATGAGTGAAGCTAAACTGTATGGGGTAGGCACTTATAAACGTAAGCCATATAGTAAGGCTGGTCCAGCTCACAAAGCTTATCCAAACCATCTTCATCAGTGTTTCATTTCAGGGAAGCCAAATGACACATGGGTGAGTGATATAACTTACATTAGAACTAAAGAAGGATGGATATTTTTAGCCACTGTTATTGATTTATATAGTAGAAAAATTATTGGCTGGGCAACTGGCCATCGCCAAACTACACCGTTAATTGTTGAAGCATTAAAAATGGCCACAACAAGACTAAGTAAGGATGACAAGGTCATACTTCACTCAGATCAAGGGAGTCAATATGCTTCTTACGACTATAAAAAGTTTGCAACTTCACATAATATTACTCTGAGTATGAGTCGAAGAGGAAACTGTTATGACAATGCAGTTGCCGAGAGCTTTTTTAAGACTCTAAAAAAGGAGCTTGTTAGAAAACAGATATTTTTAACGAGAGAAATTGCAGCTTCTAAAATATTTGAATATATAGAAATGTTCTACAACTCAAAAAGAAGACATAGTTATTTAGATTATATTTCACCGAATGAGTTTGAAAAAAGGTATAATCAAAAGTCTTTAAAAAGTTAG
- a CDS encoding recombinase family protein, which translates to MRVSTDKQTLDNQKHKILEYAYNNDIKVEKFIEIEVSSRKEQKVRLIEELFEQLEEGDTLIVTELSRLGRNMLEILNLIERFNEANIKVVFVNQPELSTADNALSKLLYSIYGYFAETEREIISERTKAGIAVARASGKLIGRQKGQLVKSQYDTHRDKIEELYALGLGVQKIVNHIGIGTQPSLRKYIKSRKIKGT; encoded by the coding sequence ATCAGAGTCTCCACCGATAAACAAACTCTCGACAATCAAAAGCATAAAATCCTAGAGTATGCATATAACAATGATATAAAAGTTGAAAAGTTTATTGAGATTGAAGTCAGCAGTAGAAAAGAGCAAAAGGTAAGATTAATTGAAGAGTTGTTTGAACAACTTGAAGAGGGGGACACGCTTATAGTTACAGAGCTTTCTCGTTTGGGCAGAAATATGCTTGAGATTTTAAATTTGATTGAGCGGTTTAACGAAGCCAATATAAAAGTTGTATTTGTCAATCAGCCGGAACTATCTACAGCAGACAATGCATTATCGAAGCTTCTGTATTCTATATATGGATACTTCGCGGAGACGGAACGAGAAATTATTTCGGAGCGGACTAAAGCAGGTATTGCAGTAGCTAGAGCCAGTGGTAAATTGATAGGGCGGCAGAAAGGCCAACTTGTAAAAAGCCAGTACGATACTCATAGAGATAAGATTGAAGAGCTGTATGCACTAGGCCTTGGCGTTCAAAAGATTGTTAATCATATTGGTATAGGAACGCAACCTTCTTTACGTAAATATATTAAGAGTAGAAAAATAAAAGGGACATAA
- a CDS encoding tyrosine-type recombinase/integrase: MAMVKSKRYTAVYINELQNGDKSYYVGYNDASGKWVRTKIGNKSHGITEVYANNKRIEYINIARLGEDPVSHRKQKQKLLFDIVAESYFKALEEAGKKDLYNPKNRYRLHLQKVIGTKSITAITKNDLLSIKEKMLKTHSKASVRHIITLASTIINHAITSDSIRFNSTNVAVGLASNLKTNHRNRYLNEEEVKQLLLAVADDKEVNLFVRLSLSTGGRLNTVMNIQKKHLQGRNVVLEDFKSNKQHHGYISNQLFKGMEIFSHLGANDFLIGEKAELYSQRKIQRRLKKVLDELFNKGLDVKDTTNRLVVHSLRHTFISLLIISGAPIASVSRLVGHNSIDITMRYSHLNPNTGEDFVNAIFSSEKSSE; this comes from the coding sequence ATGGCTATGGTTAAGTCCAAGCGTTACACCGCAGTTTATATTAATGAATTGCAAAATGGTGATAAGAGCTATTATGTTGGCTATAACGATGCATCTGGAAAATGGGTGCGTACTAAAATTGGCAATAAATCACATGGTATTACTGAGGTATATGCTAACAATAAACGAATAGAGTATATCAACATTGCTAGGTTAGGTGAAGATCCAGTCTCTCATCGTAAACAAAAACAGAAGTTACTCTTTGACATAGTTGCAGAGTCATATTTTAAGGCTCTTGAAGAAGCAGGTAAAAAAGACCTTTATAATCCTAAAAATAGATATCGCTTGCATCTTCAAAAAGTCATTGGTACTAAGAGTATTACGGCTATTACAAAGAATGATCTTCTTTCTATCAAAGAGAAGATGCTTAAAACACATTCTAAAGCAAGCGTGAGACATATCATTACCTTAGCCTCAACAATTATCAATCACGCTATTACAAGCGATTCTATAAGGTTTAATAGTACTAACGTGGCAGTAGGTTTAGCATCTAATTTAAAAACAAATCATCGCAACAGATATCTGAACGAAGAAGAAGTTAAACAACTATTATTAGCTGTTGCAGATGATAAGGAAGTAAACCTATTTGTACGGCTATCACTCTCTACAGGTGGACGTTTAAATACGGTAATGAATATCCAAAAGAAGCACCTTCAAGGTAGAAATGTAGTACTAGAAGATTTTAAGTCAAATAAACAGCATCATGGCTATATCTCTAATCAACTCTTTAAAGGTATGGAAATTTTTTCTCACTTAGGTGCCAACGATTTTTTAATAGGCGAAAAAGCTGAACTGTATTCTCAACGTAAAATTCAAAGACGCTTGAAAAAAGTACTTGACGAACTCTTTAATAAAGGTCTTGATGTGAAGGATACAACTAACCGGCTTGTCGTGCATTCACTCCGTCACACCTTCATATCATTACTAATCATATCAGGTGCACCGATTGCATCTGTATCCCGTTTAGTGGGACACAACTCGATTGATATCACCATGCGTTACTCTCATTTAAATCCAAACACCGGAGAGGACTTTGTTAACGCTATTTTTTCTTCAGAAAAATCTAGCGAGTGA
- a CDS encoding radical SAM protein, with amino-acid sequence MKTIFGPINSRRFGSSLGIDLSPALKQCNFDCLYCELSPSATVDIQSNTVDIPTIINELKEHLDDKIDVITLTANGEPTLYPQLSELIDEIDKIKNKTETLILTNSATLVDEKVFNSLLKLDQVKLSLDAISEDVFKKIDRPHVSIHVENIVEKVIKFSKAYKGKLFIEILFVYGLNDTKSEIKKLNEVLLQLDVDRIDLGTIDRPPAYPVSGISYKELHEASLEFDSTLPIHIASRVHAEPNNSSYTKEEILNTLDKRPLTMEDVNLLFDEDSKNRLYVLINESKIIKKIVGNLEFLILHVNEKRKLKK; translated from the coding sequence GTGAAAACAATTTTCGGTCCTATAAACTCAAGAAGATTTGGTTCTTCTTTGGGTATAGACCTCTCCCCTGCCCTTAAACAGTGTAATTTTGACTGCCTTTACTGTGAACTCTCTCCCAGTGCAACAGTTGATATACAATCAAATACAGTAGATATCCCAACAATTATAAATGAGCTTAAAGAGCATTTAGATGACAAAATAGATGTTATAACACTAACAGCAAATGGTGAACCTACCCTCTACCCGCAACTGAGTGAACTTATAGATGAGATAGACAAAATCAAAAATAAAACAGAGACTCTTATACTTACAAACAGCGCTACTCTTGTGGATGAAAAAGTATTTAACTCACTTTTAAAACTTGATCAAGTAAAACTCTCACTTGATGCAATAAGCGAAGATGTATTTAAAAAAATAGATAGACCACATGTGAGTATACATGTAGAAAATATTGTAGAAAAAGTAATAAAGTTCAGTAAAGCTTACAAAGGCAAACTTTTCATAGAGATACTTTTTGTATATGGACTAAATGACACCAAAAGTGAAATAAAAAAGCTAAACGAGGTTTTGTTGCAACTTGATGTTGATAGAATAGACCTTGGGACCATAGATAGACCTCCTGCATACCCAGTAAGCGGTATCAGCTATAAAGAGTTGCATGAGGCATCGTTAGAGTTTGACAGCACTTTACCTATTCATATAGCTTCAAGAGTTCATGCCGAACCAAATAACTCCAGCTATACAAAAGAAGAGATACTAAACACACTGGACAAAAGACCATTAACCATGGAAGATGTAAATTTATTGTTTGATGAAGATAGCAAAAACAGACTATATGTACTAATTAATGAGTCAAAAATAATAAAAAAAATAGTTGGAAATTTAGAGTTTTTAATTCTACATGTAAACGAAAAAAGAAAACTCAAAAAGTAG
- the hemE gene encoding uroporphyrinogen decarboxylase translates to MSKIFVDACFGKETPYTPVWMMRQAGRYLPEYMKVRAEAGNFLNLCHDPKRAAEVTIQPLDIVGVDAAILFSDILVIPDEMGMDLEFIKGEGPKFNDPLSTQEDLDRLLGGEEAASKLTYVYETIELLREQLDARGDEKALIGFTGAPWTLATYMIEGQGTKTYNICKKMMYSNPELLHKILRKVTEVVKLYMEKQIQAGIDVVQIFDSWAAAIEPGKYDEFSWSYMVEIAEYLKEKYPHIPVIMFPKGIPAFLDKVYGNFDVFGVDWSTPMSLAKEKLGDKYVLQGNMEPCRLYSKEATTHCVEVIQETMGTKRHIFNLGHGILPDVPVENAIHFVKECQRVSKK, encoded by the coding sequence ATGAGTAAAATATTTGTAGACGCATGCTTTGGGAAAGAGACTCCATACACACCGGTTTGGATGATGAGACAAGCGGGTCGTTACCTTCCGGAATATATGAAAGTTCGTGCTGAGGCAGGAAACTTTTTAAACCTTTGTCATGACCCTAAAAGAGCAGCAGAGGTTACTATTCAGCCGCTTGATATTGTTGGTGTTGATGCAGCTATTTTATTTAGTGATATCCTTGTTATACCTGATGAGATGGGCATGGATTTGGAGTTTATCAAAGGTGAAGGTCCAAAGTTTAACGACCCTCTTTCAACTCAAGAAGACTTAGACAGACTTCTAGGCGGTGAAGAGGCAGCTTCTAAACTTACTTACGTGTATGAAACTATTGAACTGCTAAGAGAGCAACTCGATGCCAGAGGTGATGAAAAAGCACTTATCGGTTTTACGGGTGCTCCTTGGACACTTGCTACTTACATGATAGAGGGGCAAGGTACAAAAACTTACAACATTTGTAAAAAAATGATGTACTCAAACCCTGAACTTTTACACAAAATACTTAGAAAAGTTACTGAAGTTGTTAAACTATATATGGAAAAACAAATTCAAGCCGGTATTGATGTTGTACAAATCTTTGACTCATGGGCAGCTGCTATTGAGCCGGGTAAGTATGATGAGTTTTCTTGGAGTTACATGGTAGAGATTGCTGAGTACTTAAAAGAGAAATACCCACATATTCCAGTAATCATGTTCCCTAAAGGTATCCCTGCATTTTTAGATAAAGTATATGGAAATTTTGATGTATTTGGAGTAGATTGGTCAACTCCAATGTCACTTGCTAAAGAGAAACTTGGTGATAAATATGTTCTTCAAGGAAATATGGAGCCATGTCGCCTTTACTCTAAAGAAGCTACAACTCATTGTGTAGAAGTTATTCAAGAAACTATGGGCACTAAACGTCATATATTCAACCTTGGTCATGGAATCCTTCCTGATGTACCAGTTGAAAATGCTATACACTTTGTAAAAGAGTGTCAAAGAGTTAGTAAAAAATAG